The following are from one region of the Bradyrhizobium septentrionale genome:
- a CDS encoding DUF927 domain-containing protein, translating to MDKPVVLVAGHFDVLAETRDPDGTSWGVLLHWKDHDGRDHKFALPRATLAGDGSEARRILMEGGFFISPSQTARNLFNSFLLQVKSPDRARATQRVGWHGNSFVMPDDCFGADQRDLLLLQSASAHENAFRQTGTLESWQQSVARYAVGNSRLVLTLSAAFAGPLVGPCAVEGGGIHFKGASSTGKSTALHVAGSVWGGGGTNGYIRSWRSTANGLEGVSMAHCDTLLCLDELSQLAPKDAGEAAYMLANGSGKSRSTRDGSARRAAKWRVLFLSSGEIGLSDKVAEDGRGKRLAAGQQIRIVDVAADAGAGMGMFEQLHEFGSADALAVHLKTATQQHYGVASRQYLGAIVPEIDEIRRTVKDVVKSSVTPTCHPELTGRSVV from the coding sequence ATGGATAAGCCGGTGGTCCTGGTGGCCGGTCACTTCGATGTGCTGGCCGAAACGCGCGATCCGGATGGCACCAGTTGGGGCGTGTTGTTGCACTGGAAAGACCATGACGGACGCGACCATAAATTCGCACTGCCCCGTGCCACCTTGGCCGGAGACGGCTCAGAAGCCCGCCGCATCCTCATGGAGGGAGGCTTTTTCATCTCGCCAAGCCAGACGGCACGTAACCTGTTCAACTCTTTCCTCCTGCAGGTAAAGTCGCCTGACCGAGCTCGTGCTACCCAGCGCGTCGGCTGGCACGGCAATTCGTTCGTCATGCCGGACGATTGCTTCGGGGCCGATCAGCGTGACCTCTTGCTTTTGCAGAGTGCATCGGCGCACGAGAATGCTTTTCGGCAGACGGGGACCTTGGAGAGCTGGCAGCAGAGCGTGGCGCGCTATGCCGTTGGTAACAGCCGTCTGGTTTTAACTCTGTCAGCGGCATTCGCCGGTCCCCTGGTTGGCCCCTGCGCGGTTGAAGGAGGTGGCATCCACTTCAAGGGCGCATCGTCTACCGGCAAGAGCACGGCGCTGCACGTTGCTGGCAGCGTCTGGGGCGGCGGCGGTACGAACGGCTATATCAGATCTTGGCGCTCGACGGCGAACGGGCTCGAGGGCGTCTCAATGGCGCATTGCGACACGTTGCTTTGCTTGGACGAGCTTTCCCAGCTGGCGCCAAAAGACGCTGGCGAGGCGGCCTACATGCTCGCCAATGGCTCGGGCAAGTCGCGCAGCACGCGCGACGGCTCGGCCCGGAGAGCAGCTAAGTGGCGTGTCCTGTTCCTATCGTCGGGGGAGATCGGGCTCTCCGATAAGGTCGCTGAGGATGGACGCGGTAAGCGGTTAGCAGCCGGTCAGCAGATCAGAATCGTGGATGTGGCGGCCGATGCTGGCGCCGGCATGGGCATGTTCGAACAGCTGCACGAATTCGGTTCGGCTGATGCGCTTGCGGTCCATCTAAAGACTGCAACGCAACAGCATTACGGCGTCGCATCGCGACAGTACCTCGGCGCAATCGTTCCCGAGATCGACGAAATTCGAAGGACCGTCAAGGATGTAGTGAAAAGCTCTGTGACACCTACGTGCCACCCGGAGCTGACGGGCAGGTCGGTCGTGTAG